From the genome of Drosophila melanogaster chromosome 2L, one region includes:
- the Rbsn-5 gene encoding Rabenosyn-5 encodes MSGNPFDSDEDQSSASGEILEGFLCPICRADLKSIDVLTDHFARQHAEEEDALKSFKDIFTKAKKKILNPFEDEKGASVSSPAGSSSSAAGKNPNGNGDRNGPSNARSRLNVFNYMARQQPGAECSHFEYFQSIRNPRLERYASETNKLIIRLHRLLKDLPADSVQRRQHEQQTVAWLDGSSVKLCPSCAKSFHIARRQHHCRLCGGIMCNDCSKFLPLEDAMQLASLSTTRSEPLQQLHQHENAIRLCEHCLWLLDTRKDMHESRTCRPLLVQVYEQIRQLQKEVTPDLDMYLKIINSLNEGDTIFTLADAGALRGKIGQVAEAMDMRSKRILAIFCEPGSREEALKKAIRLGCIQAIKERMLSLPPLPEESHIRQMQERRRMETEQRILTEQRMAMEAYERNNMAANQSNVGVPGPESGSFAQGSDLQSLNNWSAPQAASKSSLDDPLIEQINIIKGYIKQARQDMNFEVVETLELNLRELQREVYERQRQSQGSTAASPTEA; translated from the exons ATGTCTGGAAATCCTTTCGACAGCGACGAAGATCAAAGCTCGGCCAGTGGAGAGATACTAGAGGGCTTCCTATGTCCCATTTGCCGTGCGGATCTCAAGTCCATCGATGTGCTCACGGATCATTTTGCCCGCCAGCATGCGGAAGAGGAGGATGCCCTAAAATCCTTTAAAGATATCTTTACCAAGGCGAAAAAGAAGATCCTAAACCCCTTTGAGGATGAAAAAGGTGCATCTGTATCGTCGCCCGCAGGTTCCTCCTCTTCAGCGGCTGGCAAGAATCCCAATGGCAACGGAGATCGCAATGGACCCAGTAATGCCCGCTCCCGTCTAAATGTATTTAACTATATGGCCAGGCAGCAGCCTGGTGCTGAGTGCTCCCACTTCGAGTACTTTCAGTCCATTCGCAATCCTCGCCTGGAGCGATATGCCagcgaaacaaacaaactaatCATTCGTTTGCACCGCCTGCTTAAGGATCTGCCAGCGGATTCAGTGCAGCGGCGTCAGCATGAACAGCAAACAGTTGCCTGGCTGGATGGTAGTTCCGTCAAGTTGTGTCCCAGTTGTGCCAAGAGTTTCCACATCGCCCGAAGACAACACCACTGCCGTTTGTGCGGAGGCATAATGTGCAATGATTGCTCCAAGTTCCTGCCCCTGGAAGATGCCA TGCAACTAGCCAGTCTTTCCACCACAAGAAGCGAGCCCCTTCAGCAGCTGCATCAGCATGAGAACGCCATCCGGCTGTGCGAACACTGCCTTTGGCTGCTGGACACCCGAAAGGATATGCACGAAAGTCGCACTTGTCGCCCACTCCTCGTCCAGGTCTACGAACAAATTCGTCAACTACAAAAAGAAGTTACCCCGGATCTGGACATGTATCTAAAGATCATCAATAGCTTGAACGAAGGGGACACAATCTTCACGTTGGCGGATGCAGGTGCTTTGCGCGGCAAGATTGGACAAGTGGCAGAGGCCATGGACATGAGGAGCAAGCGCATTCTAGCCATATTTTGTGAACCAGGCAGCCGGGAGGAGGCATTAAAGAAGGCCATTCGGTTGGGCTGCATCCAAGCCATCAAGGAGCGAATGTTATCGCTGCCCCCACTGCCAGAGGAATCGCACATACGCCAGATGCAGGAGCGTAGACGCATGGAAACGGAGCAGCGTATCCTCACCGAACAGCGCATGGCCATGGAAGCCTACGAACGAAATAACATGGCAGCTAACCAATCCAACGTTGGAGTTCCTGGTCCGGAAAGCGGATCCTTTGCCCAAGGG TCTGATCTTCAATCTCTGAACAACTGGTCAGCACCGCAGGCGGCTAGCAAGTCCAGCCTGGACGATCCGCTGATCGAGCAGATAAACATCATTAAGGGCTACATCAAACAGGCTCGCCAGGACATGAACTTTGAGGTGGTGGAGACGCTGGAGCTAAATCTTCGCGAGCTACAGCGCGAAGTGTACGAGCGACAGCGCCAGTCCCAGGGAAGCACCGCCGCCTCACCCACAGAGGCCTAA
- the Acbp1 gene encoding Acyl-CoA binding protein 1, isoform B, whose product MSELQEFNQAAEDVKNLNTTPGDNDLLELYSLYKQATVGDCNTDKPGFLDFKGKAKWEAWNNRKGMSNTDAQAAYITKVKALIAAVGLKS is encoded by the exons ATGTCCGAATTGCAG GAATTCAACCAGGCGGCCGAAGATGTTAAGAACCTAAACACCACACCCGGGGACAATGACCTTTTGGAGCTCTACAGCTTGTACAAACAGGCCACTGTGGGGGATTGCAATACAG ATAAGCCCGGCTTTCTGGACTTCAAGGGCAAGGCCAAGTGGGAGGCGTGGAACAACCGCAAGGGAATGAGCAATACCGACGCCCAGGCCGCCTACATTACCAAGGTCAAGGCACTGATCGCTGCCGTTGGCCTGAAGTCATAG